In a genomic window of Spiroplasma melliferum:
- a CDS encoding putative inner membrane protein translocase component YidC, whose translation MVPKYGTAQILDVSGQKVYKPGVFFEIILGYANVGKEHFFHFENGQLYEYPYLAIRTWSDAFVKTSSPFYGCFVFPVAWILVNLIYGFGGLDNGAGIIGALLLTSLIVRLITLMFSWKAQLNQDKMQLMQIKQAEIQAKYKGSKDPAAKQKQQMEMMQLYRKEGVSPLSTIGSSFLSIPFLIAMYTVVRATRELKMATIGQISLIEKPWDMITSGNYVYLALLFVYLPIQILSMILPTILNLRKTRVITKEQKKARKRQFIMQGVMIVVFFVVTISIASGVAIYWIFSAFIQILQTLGFHFLRVKKRSKKNKNREPFGQKIKHLFVRKPHLKTTNNNVENIEITKTKQIKTNNADKISYNPVKSKPKKSKFSLHNKKKNKD comes from the coding sequence ATGGTTCCAAAATATGGAACTGCCCAAATTTTAGATGTTTCTGGTCAAAAAGTATATAAACCAGGAGTTTTCTTTGAAATTATTTTAGGATACGCTAATGTTGGGAAAGAACACTTTTTTCATTTTGAAAATGGACAATTATATGAATATCCATATTTAGCAATTAGAACATGATCTGATGCTTTTGTTAAAACATCTTCACCGTTTTATGGTTGTTTTGTGTTCCCTGTTGCTTGAATTTTAGTTAATTTAATTTATGGTTTTGGTGGATTAGACAATGGTGCAGGAATTATTGGTGCACTGTTATTAACTTCATTAATTGTGCGTTTAATTACTTTAATGTTTAGTTGAAAAGCACAACTAAATCAAGACAAAATGCAATTAATGCAAATTAAACAAGCAGAAATTCAGGCCAAGTATAAAGGTTCAAAAGATCCGGCGGCAAAACAAAAACAACAAATGGAAATGATGCAGTTGTATCGAAAAGAAGGAGTTTCACCATTATCAACAATTGGTTCTTCCTTTTTATCAATTCCGTTTTTAATTGCGATGTATACTGTTGTTAGAGCAACACGAGAATTAAAAATGGCCACAATTGGGCAAATTTCTTTAATTGAAAAGCCATGAGATATGATTACTAGTGGAAATTATGTTTATTTAGCTTTATTATTTGTATATTTGCCAATTCAAATTCTTTCAATGATTTTACCAACTATTTTAAACCTTCGTAAAACAAGAGTTATTACAAAGGAACAGAAAAAAGCACGTAAACGGCAATTTATTATGCAAGGAGTAATGATTGTTGTCTTCTTCGTAGTTACAATTTCAATCGCGTCTGGGGTTGCTATTTATTGGATTTTCTCAGCCTTTATTCAAATTTTACAAACATTAGGATTTCATTTTTTACGAGTTAAGAAACGAAGTAAAAAAAATAAAAACAGAGAACCATTTGGACAAAAAATTAAGCATTTATTTGTTCGAAAGCCACATTTAAAAACAACTAATAATAATGTTGAAAATATTGAGATTACAAAAACAAAACAAATAAAAACAAATAATGCCGATAAAATTTCTTATAATCCGGTTAAATCAAAACCTAAAAAATCTAAATTTTCTTTACATAATAAGAAAAAAAATAAAGATTAA
- a CDS encoding putative ribonuclease P, with product MKKKFIVKKNYEFQKIINNRSFIKTNPYFIYFKRNDLNYHRFGISVGKKLGNAVVRNKVKRQIRSMLNFDFSATEGYDQIIIVRKSYFSNSYLINKEILLKQIKM from the coding sequence GTGAAAAAAAAATTTATTGTTAAAAAAAATTATGAATTTCAAAAAATAATAAATAACCGTTCTTTTATTAAAACTAACCCTTATTTTATTTATTTTAAAAGAAATGATCTTAATTATCATCGTTTTGGAATATCTGTCGGTAAAAAATTAGGAAATGCCGTTGTTAGAAATAAAGTAAAAAGACAAATTCGAAGTATGTTAAATTTTGATTTTTCAGCAACAGAAGGTTATGATCAAATCATCATTGTTCGAAAATCATATTTTAGCAATAGTTATTTAATTAATAAAGAAATTTTATTAAAGCAAATCAAAATGTAA